One Ardenticatenales bacterium genomic region harbors:
- a CDS encoding tetratricopeptide repeat protein, producing MSEQNGKPISTDLSSALSSLTGASAPPANAANVTGANLRILQARLELARQEYRLERYEYAQESLIQLSRVIGEMRTDAVLPAADALGLQAAIASLGARIHWRQDQDEPMRARAEEATQLFQDYLVQPDANLSPQDHDDFGIALAFTDQFAEAVTHLEQALNADLDDRDARYCLALAYWRLEAYETAVVALEPVLLQTPTAPRPLRLMGEILRDDGQGERAAKFFQDAGLYLVDAGKWPEADEMFREALALNPASPPALIGRAEVLRIRRQYDEALALLDQAIAQSQDNPIFLGTALGIKGAVLCNAGHFTDALSHLDEALTYRPNYTLALGFKGEALRSLGRKEEALAALAEAEALNPQDAFVLGVKGATLCDMQQYETALDCLRRSLAIVPSDPFVLGYAGIAYQALNQPQEAFTVLEQALTLEPNAPWLLVTKGQVLNTLGHTEEALQVLLQVTATTQDNPLAFAVLGDVQRQLQQYDAALANLDRALALKPDYAWAVGQKGQVFYDMGRYEEAATALWQALQMLPTATWLLPNLIESLRLTDRPQDALTVLDVYLRIAPDDPWALLRRAESLRQLERYDEALVAIDEALTRAPDDVAGLGTKGRILQSLNRYDEAADVQRQAVALDENAAWIWGDLGKGLRLLEQYDAAVEAFAHAIALVPDNAWTYAQQAEALRLQKKYAEAVETIDRAIELGARDAWTLGTKGQILRSLERYDDALAALDAAIAVNGDLAWLHYEKGEVLRLAERYAEALPPLDRALSLNPHYGTALGTKGQVLRSLGRLPEAVETLTQADALMPNTDWILADLGESLRGVGRNEEALEKLKQALKLKEASDASLNWTLASIGAAQVALEQYEEALRSVDRVLHTQPDYGFALFVKGEALRLLERYEEAIATFNQALALNAEDQFTLASKATAQRELDRFEEALATLNEALRLAPDYAWALGVKGKLLCDSGEFAVAADLLAQAVALDSQDAWTQGVYGWSLHNQRDETGYPHLTAARNAYEQAIALAPEDSTWRRLMGDALRILGDADGSSAYYQTALTQAESAADEMDSTQLATRAWCLYKLGRFDEAMRVYGRAMTVDEDEVSTQFDMALALLHNGRRGLAVQEYQRGVKMARQKHPWEQRGSYLVALRDLREVLDEAPSVAETAESGECRQVLEEAMSAIKERPID from the coding sequence ATGAGCGAACAAAACGGCAAACCCATATCCACCGACCTCTCCTCCGCCCTCAGCTCGCTCACCGGCGCCTCCGCCCCCCCGGCTAACGCCGCCAACGTCACCGGGGCCAACCTGCGTATTTTGCAGGCGCGCCTAGAGCTGGCGCGGCAAGAATACCGACTGGAAAGGTACGAATACGCGCAAGAGAGCCTGATCCAGCTATCGCGCGTCATCGGCGAAATGCGCACCGATGCCGTGCTGCCCGCCGCGGACGCCCTGGGCCTACAGGCGGCCATCGCCAGCCTGGGCGCGCGCATCCATTGGCGACAGGACCAAGATGAGCCAATGCGCGCGCGGGCGGAAGAAGCCACGCAGTTGTTTCAAGACTACCTGGTGCAACCAGACGCCAACCTCTCGCCTCAGGACCATGATGATTTTGGCATTGCACTGGCGTTCACGGACCAATTCGCGGAAGCTGTCACGCACCTGGAACAGGCGCTAAACGCTGACCTCGATGACCGGGATGCGCGCTATTGCCTGGCGCTGGCCTACTGGCGGTTAGAAGCGTATGAGACAGCTGTGGTGGCCCTGGAGCCGGTGCTGCTACAAACGCCCACCGCACCGCGCCCGCTGCGCCTGATGGGGGAAATTTTGCGGGATGATGGGCAAGGAGAACGGGCGGCGAAATTCTTCCAGGATGCGGGGCTTTATCTGGTGGATGCCGGCAAGTGGCCGGAGGCCGATGAGATGTTCCGGGAGGCGCTGGCGCTGAATCCCGCGTCGCCGCCCGCGCTCATTGGCCGCGCCGAAGTGCTGCGTATCCGGCGGCAGTACGACGAGGCGCTGGCGCTGCTCGATCAGGCGATTGCGCAAAGCCAGGATAATCCGATTTTTCTGGGTACGGCGTTGGGGATCAAAGGAGCGGTTTTGTGTAATGCCGGCCATTTCACCGACGCGCTATCACATTTAGACGAGGCGCTGACCTATCGCCCGAACTACACCCTTGCACTGGGTTTCAAAGGAGAGGCGCTGCGCTCGCTGGGTCGCAAGGAAGAGGCGCTGGCGGCGCTGGCGGAGGCGGAAGCGCTTAACCCCCAGGATGCGTTTGTGTTGGGCGTGAAAGGGGCAACCCTGTGCGATATGCAGCAGTATGAGACGGCGCTGGATTGTTTGCGACGTTCGTTAGCCATTGTACCGAGTGACCCGTTTGTGTTGGGATATGCCGGCATCGCCTACCAGGCCCTCAACCAACCCCAAGAAGCCTTTACCGTCCTCGAACAAGCCCTCACCCTCGAACCCAACGCCCCCTGGCTCCTCGTCACCAAAGGGCAAGTCCTCAACACCCTGGGCCACACCGAAGAGGCCCTGCAAGTATTGCTCCAGGTCACGGCCACCACCCAGGACAATCCCCTCGCCTTTGCCGTCCTCGGCGACGTACAGCGCCAACTTCAACAATATGACGCCGCCCTCGCCAATCTCGACCGCGCCCTTGCCCTCAAGCCCGACTACGCCTGGGCCGTGGGGCAAAAAGGCCAGGTCTTCTACGACATGGGGCGCTATGAAGAAGCAGCCACCGCCCTGTGGCAGGCGCTGCAAATGCTCCCCACGGCCACCTGGCTCCTGCCCAACCTGATTGAGTCGTTGCGGTTAACGGACCGCCCGCAAGACGCGCTCACCGTCCTGGATGTCTACCTGCGCATCGCGCCCGATGATCCCTGGGCGCTACTACGCCGTGCCGAAAGCCTGCGCCAGCTAGAACGGTACGATGAAGCCCTGGTCGCCATTGACGAGGCATTGACGCGCGCTCCTGACGACGTCGCCGGCCTGGGGACAAAAGGCCGCATCCTGCAATCGCTGAACCGATACGACGAAGCCGCGGACGTGCAACGGCAGGCCGTGGCCCTTGACGAAAACGCCGCCTGGATTTGGGGCGACCTGGGCAAGGGGTTGCGCCTACTGGAGCAATATGACGCGGCGGTGGAGGCGTTCGCTCACGCCATCGCCCTCGTCCCCGATAATGCCTGGACCTACGCCCAGCAAGCTGAAGCGCTGCGTCTGCAAAAGAAATACGCGGAGGCCGTGGAGACCATTGACCGCGCCATCGAACTGGGTGCGCGCGATGCCTGGACGTTGGGCACAAAAGGGCAGATTTTGCGCTCCCTGGAGCGGTATGACGACGCGCTGGCGGCGCTGGACGCGGCCATTGCCGTCAATGGGGACCTGGCCTGGTTGCACTACGAAAAAGGGGAAGTGCTGCGCCTGGCCGAACGGTACGCGGAAGCCCTGCCCCCACTGGACCGCGCCCTGTCGCTGAACCCCCATTATGGCACGGCCCTGGGAACAAAAGGCCAGGTACTGCGCTCGCTAGGCCGCCTGCCAGAGGCCGTGGAAACACTCACCCAGGCGGATGCCCTGATGCCCAATACAGATTGGATTCTGGCGGACCTGGGAGAATCACTGCGCGGCGTCGGGCGCAACGAGGAGGCGCTGGAAAAACTGAAGCAGGCGCTAAAACTGAAGGAAGCGTCCGACGCATCCCTCAACTGGACCCTGGCCAGCATCGGCGCGGCGCAAGTGGCCCTGGAGCAATATGAGGAAGCATTACGTAGCGTGGATCGCGTCCTCCACACGCAGCCCGACTATGGCTTTGCCCTTTTCGTTAAAGGGGAGGCGCTGCGCCTGCTGGAACGCTATGAGGAAGCCATCGCCACTTTCAATCAGGCGCTGGCGCTGAATGCGGAGGACCAGTTCACCCTGGCCAGTAAAGCTACGGCACAGCGGGAACTAGATCGGTTTGAAGAGGCATTGGCAACGCTGAACGAGGCGCTGCGCCTGGCCCCTGATTATGCCTGGGCTTTGGGCGTGAAAGGAAAGTTGCTATGCGACAGCGGCGAATTCGCGGTGGCGGCGGATTTGCTGGCGCAAGCCGTCGCGCTGGATAGCCAGGATGCCTGGACACAAGGCGTCTATGGTTGGTCGTTGCACAATCAGCGCGACGAAACGGGCTATCCTCACCTGACCGCTGCGCGCAACGCCTATGAGCAAGCCATTGCGCTCGCGCCGGAGGATTCCACCTGGCGGCGACTGATGGGAGACGCGCTGCGCATTTTGGGGGATGCGGATGGATCGTCGGCGTACTATCAAACAGCGCTGACGCAGGCGGAGTCAGCCGCGGACGAAATGGACAGCACGCAGTTGGCCACTCGTGCCTGGTGCCTTTATAAGTTGGGGCGGTTTGACGAAGCGATGCGTGTCTATGGCCGGGCGATGACGGTGGACGAGGATGAGGTGTCTACGCAGTTTGATATGGCCCTGGCGTTGCTGCACAACGGTCGCCGCGGGCTGGCGGTGCAGGAATATCAGCGCGGGGTAAAGATGGCGCGGCAAAAGCATCCCTGGGAGCAGCGCGGTTCCTACCTGGTGGCGCTGCGCGATTTGCGGGAAGTGCTCGATGAAGCGCCATCGGTAGCGGAAACAGCGGAAAGTGGTGAATGCCGGCAGGTGCTGGAGGAGGCCATGTCCGCGATCAAGGAGCGTCCTATCGACTGA